One window from the genome of Vidua chalybeata isolate OUT-0048 chromosome 3, bVidCha1 merged haplotype, whole genome shotgun sequence encodes:
- the B3GALNT2 gene encoding UDP-GalNAc:beta-1,3-N-acetylgalactosaminyltransferase 2 isoform X2: MRNWLVLLCPCVVGVALHLWLLLSCPGSHPAGPLSFPQWKLKHYDVIVGVLSARHNHELRSVIRSTWFKHLKQHPSLNQRVLVKFIIGAYGCAVPVKDREDPYSCKLLNISNPVLNQEIEAFSLPEDIPSVLSEDRIVSVNFRVLYPIVITSLGVFYEADGVGFQRNITVKLYQAEHESFEGTIVWESQDLQGLVSRNLHKVMVNDGGGVFRVITAGEGSLPHELTEGVEGIAGGFIYTIQEGDALLKSLHTRPERFTSHIKNLEKEDALLKEESSMYDDIVFVDVIDTYRNVPSKLLNFYRWTVESTSFDLLLKTDDDCYIDLEAVFNRIMQKKMDRPNIWWGNFRLNWAVDRTGKWQELEYPSPAYPAFACGSGYVISKDIVQWLASNSERLKTYQGEDVSMGIWMAAVGPKRYQDGLWLCEKTCESGMLSSPQYSPQELGELWRLKELCGDPCRCEER, encoded by the exons ATGCGAAactggctggtgctgctgtgcccctgTGTGGTCGGGGTCGCGCTGcacctctggctgctgctgagctgccccGGGAGCCACCCGGCAG GTCCACTGTCCTTTCCTCAATGGAAGCTGAAACATTATGATGTTATTGTAGGTGTTTTGTCAGCTCGACACAATCATGAACTTCGCAGTGTTATAAGGAGCACTTGGTTCAAGCACCTGAAACAACATCCTTCCCTGAACCAACG tgTCCTTGTGAAGTTTATAATAGGTGCATATGGTTGTGCTGTGCCAGTGAAGGACAGAGAAGACCCTTACTCCTGCAAACTTCTGAACATCAGTAACCCAG TTTTGAATCAGGAAATTGAAGCATTCAGTCTCCCTGAGGACATACCTTCTGTGCTTTCTGAAGACAGAATCGTCAGTGTGAACTTCCGTGTGCTTTACCCCATTGTCATTACCAGCCTTGGGGTATTTTATGAGGCTGATGGGGTGGGATTCCAGAGGAACATCACTGTAAAGCTGTACCAGGCAGAACATGAG AGTTTTGAAGGTACCATTGTGTGGGAGAGCCAGGATCTTCAGGGCTTGGTTTCAAGAAACCTTCATAAAGTGATGGTGAATGATGGAGGAGGTGTTTTCAGAGTCATTACA GCGGGGGAAGGGTCACTGCCACATGAACTCACAGAAGGTGTGGAGGGAATAGCAGGTGGTTTTATCTACACTATTCAAG AAGGGGATGCTCTTTTAAAAAGCCTCCATACTCGCCCAGAAAGGTTTACAAGTCACATAAAAAACCTTGAGAAAGAAGATGCTTTATTGAAAGAAGAAAGCAGTATGTATGATGACATTGTTTTTGTAGATGTGATTGACACTTACAGAAATGTTCCCTCCAAACTGCTGAACTTCTACCGATG GACAGTGGAATCAACGAGTTTTGACTTGTTGCTGAAGACTGATGATGACTGTTACATTGATTTGGAAGCTGTTTTTAACaggataatgcagaaaaaaatggacaGGCCAAACATTTGGTGGGGAAA TTTCAGACTAAATTGGGCAGTTGATCGAACTGGGAAATGGCAAGAACTGGAGTATCCAAGTCCTGCATATCCAGCGTTTGCTTGTGGGTCTGGCTATGTCATCTCCAAAGACATTGTGCAGTGGCTGGCAAGCAACTCTGAAAGATTAAAAACCTACCAG GGTGAAGATGTGAGCATGGGTATCTGGATGGCAGCTGTAGGACCCAAGCGATATCAA GATGGTCTCTGGTTGTGTGAGAAGACATGTGAGAGTGGCATGCTGTCTTCCCCTCAGTACTcaccccaggagctgggagagctctggAGATTAAAGGAACTGTGTGGAGATCCATGTAGATGTGAGGAAAGATGA
- the B3GALNT2 gene encoding UDP-GalNAc:beta-1,3-N-acetylgalactosaminyltransferase 2 isoform X1 yields the protein MRNWLVLLCPCVVGVALHLWLLLSCPGSHPAGPLSFPQWKLKHYDVIVGVLSARHNHELRSVIRSTWFKHLKQHPSLNQRVLVKFIIGAYGCAVPVKDREDPYSCKLLNISNPVLNQEIEAFSLPEDIPSVLSEDRIVSVNFRVLYPIVITSLGVFYEADGVGFQRNITVKLYQAEHEEAIFSARFSPPSCGVQVNRLWYKPVEQFILPESFEGTIVWESQDLQGLVSRNLHKVMVNDGGGVFRVITAGEGSLPHELTEGVEGIAGGFIYTIQEGDALLKSLHTRPERFTSHIKNLEKEDALLKEESSMYDDIVFVDVIDTYRNVPSKLLNFYRWTVESTSFDLLLKTDDDCYIDLEAVFNRIMQKKMDRPNIWWGNFRLNWAVDRTGKWQELEYPSPAYPAFACGSGYVISKDIVQWLASNSERLKTYQGEDVSMGIWMAAVGPKRYQDGLWLCEKTCESGMLSSPQYSPQELGELWRLKELCGDPCRCEER from the exons ATGCGAAactggctggtgctgctgtgcccctgTGTGGTCGGGGTCGCGCTGcacctctggctgctgctgagctgccccGGGAGCCACCCGGCAG GTCCACTGTCCTTTCCTCAATGGAAGCTGAAACATTATGATGTTATTGTAGGTGTTTTGTCAGCTCGACACAATCATGAACTTCGCAGTGTTATAAGGAGCACTTGGTTCAAGCACCTGAAACAACATCCTTCCCTGAACCAACG tgTCCTTGTGAAGTTTATAATAGGTGCATATGGTTGTGCTGTGCCAGTGAAGGACAGAGAAGACCCTTACTCCTGCAAACTTCTGAACATCAGTAACCCAG TTTTGAATCAGGAAATTGAAGCATTCAGTCTCCCTGAGGACATACCTTCTGTGCTTTCTGAAGACAGAATCGTCAGTGTGAACTTCCGTGTGCTTTACCCCATTGTCATTACCAGCCTTGGGGTATTTTATGAGGCTGATGGGGTGGGATTCCAGAGGAACATCACTGTAAAGCTGTACCAGGCAGAACATGAG GAAGCGATCTTCAGTGCTCGCTTTAGTCCACCAAGCTGTGGAGTGCAGGTGAACAGGTTGTGGTACAAGCCAGTAGAACAGTTTATTTTGCCAGAG AGTTTTGAAGGTACCATTGTGTGGGAGAGCCAGGATCTTCAGGGCTTGGTTTCAAGAAACCTTCATAAAGTGATGGTGAATGATGGAGGAGGTGTTTTCAGAGTCATTACA GCGGGGGAAGGGTCACTGCCACATGAACTCACAGAAGGTGTGGAGGGAATAGCAGGTGGTTTTATCTACACTATTCAAG AAGGGGATGCTCTTTTAAAAAGCCTCCATACTCGCCCAGAAAGGTTTACAAGTCACATAAAAAACCTTGAGAAAGAAGATGCTTTATTGAAAGAAGAAAGCAGTATGTATGATGACATTGTTTTTGTAGATGTGATTGACACTTACAGAAATGTTCCCTCCAAACTGCTGAACTTCTACCGATG GACAGTGGAATCAACGAGTTTTGACTTGTTGCTGAAGACTGATGATGACTGTTACATTGATTTGGAAGCTGTTTTTAACaggataatgcagaaaaaaatggacaGGCCAAACATTTGGTGGGGAAA TTTCAGACTAAATTGGGCAGTTGATCGAACTGGGAAATGGCAAGAACTGGAGTATCCAAGTCCTGCATATCCAGCGTTTGCTTGTGGGTCTGGCTATGTCATCTCCAAAGACATTGTGCAGTGGCTGGCAAGCAACTCTGAAAGATTAAAAACCTACCAG GGTGAAGATGTGAGCATGGGTATCTGGATGGCAGCTGTAGGACCCAAGCGATATCAA GATGGTCTCTGGTTGTGTGAGAAGACATGTGAGAGTGGCATGCTGTCTTCCCCTCAGTACTcaccccaggagctgggagagctctggAGATTAAAGGAACTGTGTGGAGATCCATGTAGATGTGAGGAAAGATGA